One window from the genome of Osmerus eperlanus chromosome 1, fOsmEpe2.1, whole genome shotgun sequence encodes:
- the thumpd3 gene encoding THUMP domain-containing protein 3 isoform X3, producing the protein MSSEGPGPITGDNAGDANMTVTIGATVPTGFEHTAAEEVKEKIGVEATISKDRGRIYFQITTNNLFQVHHLKSVDNLFVVVEEYDNYQFKDSKEETLAELQLLASKLPWTNALEVWRLNNSLKKKRLRRRGAGTRGKPSTKPPRDAVSTEALAADTDRMQLEAPELTEPDQGDGLPERADNPLDEQDNLGAGPEEEEAAEPSVVKFRVTCSRAGDKHSFTSSEAARDFGGAVQELFQWKADMTKFDVEVLLNIHKVEVVVGIALTEESLHRRNITHFGPTTLRSTLCYGMLRLCKPEPSDVILDPMCGTGAIPLEGALEWPQAFYVAGDNNDMAVSRTVNNISHVQKKRHDRGSETPGLQIDTVQWDLCHLPMRTSSVDIIVTDMPFGKRMGSRKKNWDLYPSCLREMARVCRPGTGKAALLTQDKKCFAKAVSRMGGLWRKSHTVWVNVGGLHAGVYLLKRTTGVFGQTPEDIWEGPPAAKATSEEKDK; encoded by the exons ATGTCATCGGAAGGACCAGGCCCCATAACGGGGGACAATGCGGGCGATGCCAACATGACCGTCACTATCGGAGCCACAGTTCCCACCggatttgaacacacagccGCAGAGGAGGTCAAAGAAAAGATTGGGGTGGAAGCCACTATAAGCAAGGACCGTGGCCGGATTTACTTTCAAATAACCACGAACAACCTCTTTCAG gtgCATCACCTGAAGTCTGTGGATAACCTGTTTGTGGTGGTCGAAGAGTATGACAACTATCAGTTCAAAGACTCAAAG GAGGAGACCCTGGCGGAGCTGCAGCTTCTGGCCTCTAAACTCCCATGGACCAACGCCCTGGAGGTCTGGAGGCTGAACAACTCCCTCAAGAAGAAGAGGCTCCGTCGCCGTGGCGCCGGGACCAGGGGGAAGCCCAGCACCAAGCCCCCCAGAGACGCCGTCTCCACCGAGGCCCTCGCTGCCGACACAGACCGCATGCAGCTGGAGGCCCCAGAGCTCACCGAGCCGGACCAGGGAGACGGGTTGCCAGAGCGGGCGGATAACCCCCTAGATGAGCAGGACAATTTGGGGGCGgggccggaggaggaggaggcagcggAGCCCAGTGTGGTAAAGTTCCGTGTAACGTGCAGCAGGGCCGGGGACAAACACAGCTTTACGTCCAGCGAGGCGGCGAGGGATTTTGGCGGCGCCGTGCAGGAGCTGTTTCAGTGGAAAGCTGACATGACAAAGTTTGATGTGGAG GTGCTGCTGAACATCCAcaaggtggaggtggtggttggcATCGCCCTGACGGAGGAGAGTCTACACAGGAGAAACATCACACACTTTGGGCCGACAACGCTGAGGTCCACCCTGTGTTACGGCATGCTCAG GTTGTGTAAACCGGAGCCCTCTGACGTGATCCTGGACCCGATGTGTGGCACAGGAGCTATACCACTGGAG ggCGCCCTGGAGTGGCCGCAGGCCTTCTACGTCGCCGGGGACAACAACGACATGGCGGTGAGCCGCACGGTCAACAATATCAGCCACGTCCAGAAGAAAAGACACGACAGGGGCAG TGAGACCCCGGGGCTGCAGATCGACACTGTGCAATGGGATCTGTGTCACCTGCCCATGAGGACGTCCTCCGTGGACATCATCGTCACAGACATGCCCTTCGGGAAGAG aatGGGCTCCAGGAAGAAGAACTGGGACCTGTACCCATCCTGTCTGAGAGAGATGGCGCGTGTGTGCAGACCAGGCACTGGCAAGGCTGCTCTGTTGACACAGGACAAGAAGTGCTTTGCCAAG GCTGTCTCCAGGATGGGTGGGCTGTGGAGGAAGTCTCACACCGTCTGGGTGAATGTGGGGGGGCTCCACGCGGGGGTGTATCTCCTCAAGAGGACCACGGGAGTGTTCGGACAGACCCCCGAAGATATCTGGGAAGGGCCGCCAGCTGCCAAGGCAACCAGCGAGGAGAAGGACAAGTGA
- the thumpd3 gene encoding THUMP domain-containing protein 3 isoform X2 encodes MNKCVSVTRAVCAAVARQKSPSPTRSLIPCLLSVTRKNTCIRDCSQHKWLRTMSSEGPGPITGDNAGDANMTVTIGATVPTGFEHTAAEEVKEKIGVEATISKDRGRIYFQITTNNLFQVHHLKSVDNLFVVVEEYDNYQFKDSKEETLAELQLLASKLPWTNALEVWRLNNSLKKKRLRRRGAGTRGKPSTKPPRDAVSTEALAADTDRMQLEAPELTEPDQGDGLPERADNPLDEQDNLGAGPEEEEAAEPSVVKFRVTCSRAGDKHSFTSSEAARDFGGAVQELFQWKADMTKFDVEVLLNIHKVEVVVGIALTEESLHRRNITHFGPTTLRSTLCYGMLRLCKPEPSDVILDPMCGTGAIPLEGALEWPQAFYVAGDNNDMAVSRTVNNISHVQKKRHDRGRRTPGLQIDTVQWDLCHLPMRTSSVDIIVTDMPFGKRMGSRKKNWDLYPSCLREMARVCRPGTGKAALLTQDKKCFAKAVSRMGGLWRKSHTVWVNVGGLHAGVYLLKRTTGVFGQTPEDIWEGPPAAKATSEEKDK; translated from the exons ATGAACAAGTGTGTTTCAGTGACTAGAGCTGTCTGCGCTGCAGTTGCGAGACAGAAAAGTCCGTCTCCTACCCGTTCACTG ATTCCTTGCTTGCTTTCGGTCACAAGGAAAAATACGTGTATTCGAGACTGTTCCCAGCATAAGTGGCTGCGTACCATGTCATCGGAAGGACCAGGCCCCATAACGGGGGACAATGCGGGCGATGCCAACATGACCGTCACTATCGGAGCCACAGTTCCCACCggatttgaacacacagccGCAGAGGAGGTCAAAGAAAAGATTGGGGTGGAAGCCACTATAAGCAAGGACCGTGGCCGGATTTACTTTCAAATAACCACGAACAACCTCTTTCAG gtgCATCACCTGAAGTCTGTGGATAACCTGTTTGTGGTGGTCGAAGAGTATGACAACTATCAGTTCAAAGACTCAAAG GAGGAGACCCTGGCGGAGCTGCAGCTTCTGGCCTCTAAACTCCCATGGACCAACGCCCTGGAGGTCTGGAGGCTGAACAACTCCCTCAAGAAGAAGAGGCTCCGTCGCCGTGGCGCCGGGACCAGGGGGAAGCCCAGCACCAAGCCCCCCAGAGACGCCGTCTCCACCGAGGCCCTCGCTGCCGACACAGACCGCATGCAGCTGGAGGCCCCAGAGCTCACCGAGCCGGACCAGGGAGACGGGTTGCCAGAGCGGGCGGATAACCCCCTAGATGAGCAGGACAATTTGGGGGCGgggccggaggaggaggaggcagcggAGCCCAGTGTGGTAAAGTTCCGTGTAACGTGCAGCAGGGCCGGGGACAAACACAGCTTTACGTCCAGCGAGGCGGCGAGGGATTTTGGCGGCGCCGTGCAGGAGCTGTTTCAGTGGAAAGCTGACATGACAAAGTTTGATGTGGAG GTGCTGCTGAACATCCAcaaggtggaggtggtggttggcATCGCCCTGACGGAGGAGAGTCTACACAGGAGAAACATCACACACTTTGGGCCGACAACGCTGAGGTCCACCCTGTGTTACGGCATGCTCAG GTTGTGTAAACCGGAGCCCTCTGACGTGATCCTGGACCCGATGTGTGGCACAGGAGCTATACCACTGGAG ggCGCCCTGGAGTGGCCGCAGGCCTTCTACGTCGCCGGGGACAACAACGACATGGCGGTGAGCCGCACGGTCAACAATATCAGCCACGTCCAGAAGAAAAGACACGACAGGGGCAGGCGA ACCCCGGGGCTGCAGATCGACACTGTGCAATGGGATCTGTGTCACCTGCCCATGAGGACGTCCTCCGTGGACATCATCGTCACAGACATGCCCTTCGGGAAGAG aatGGGCTCCAGGAAGAAGAACTGGGACCTGTACCCATCCTGTCTGAGAGAGATGGCGCGTGTGTGCAGACCAGGCACTGGCAAGGCTGCTCTGTTGACACAGGACAAGAAGTGCTTTGCCAAG GCTGTCTCCAGGATGGGTGGGCTGTGGAGGAAGTCTCACACCGTCTGGGTGAATGTGGGGGGGCTCCACGCGGGGGTGTATCTCCTCAAGAGGACCACGGGAGTGTTCGGACAGACCCCCGAAGATATCTGGGAAGGGCCGCCAGCTGCCAAGGCAACCAGCGAGGAGAAGGACAAGTGA
- the thumpd3 gene encoding THUMP domain-containing protein 3 isoform X1, with protein MNKCVSVTRAVCAAVARQKSPSPTRSLIPCLLSVTRKNTCIRDCSQHKWLRTMSSEGPGPITGDNAGDANMTVTIGATVPTGFEHTAAEEVKEKIGVEATISKDRGRIYFQITTNNLFQVHHLKSVDNLFVVVEEYDNYQFKDSKEETLAELQLLASKLPWTNALEVWRLNNSLKKKRLRRRGAGTRGKPSTKPPRDAVSTEALAADTDRMQLEAPELTEPDQGDGLPERADNPLDEQDNLGAGPEEEEAAEPSVVKFRVTCSRAGDKHSFTSSEAARDFGGAVQELFQWKADMTKFDVEVLLNIHKVEVVVGIALTEESLHRRNITHFGPTTLRSTLCYGMLRLCKPEPSDVILDPMCGTGAIPLEGALEWPQAFYVAGDNNDMAVSRTVNNISHVQKKRHDRGSETPGLQIDTVQWDLCHLPMRTSSVDIIVTDMPFGKRMGSRKKNWDLYPSCLREMARVCRPGTGKAALLTQDKKCFAKAVSRMGGLWRKSHTVWVNVGGLHAGVYLLKRTTGVFGQTPEDIWEGPPAAKATSEEKDK; from the exons ATGAACAAGTGTGTTTCAGTGACTAGAGCTGTCTGCGCTGCAGTTGCGAGACAGAAAAGTCCGTCTCCTACCCGTTCACTG ATTCCTTGCTTGCTTTCGGTCACAAGGAAAAATACGTGTATTCGAGACTGTTCCCAGCATAAGTGGCTGCGTACCATGTCATCGGAAGGACCAGGCCCCATAACGGGGGACAATGCGGGCGATGCCAACATGACCGTCACTATCGGAGCCACAGTTCCCACCggatttgaacacacagccGCAGAGGAGGTCAAAGAAAAGATTGGGGTGGAAGCCACTATAAGCAAGGACCGTGGCCGGATTTACTTTCAAATAACCACGAACAACCTCTTTCAG gtgCATCACCTGAAGTCTGTGGATAACCTGTTTGTGGTGGTCGAAGAGTATGACAACTATCAGTTCAAAGACTCAAAG GAGGAGACCCTGGCGGAGCTGCAGCTTCTGGCCTCTAAACTCCCATGGACCAACGCCCTGGAGGTCTGGAGGCTGAACAACTCCCTCAAGAAGAAGAGGCTCCGTCGCCGTGGCGCCGGGACCAGGGGGAAGCCCAGCACCAAGCCCCCCAGAGACGCCGTCTCCACCGAGGCCCTCGCTGCCGACACAGACCGCATGCAGCTGGAGGCCCCAGAGCTCACCGAGCCGGACCAGGGAGACGGGTTGCCAGAGCGGGCGGATAACCCCCTAGATGAGCAGGACAATTTGGGGGCGgggccggaggaggaggaggcagcggAGCCCAGTGTGGTAAAGTTCCGTGTAACGTGCAGCAGGGCCGGGGACAAACACAGCTTTACGTCCAGCGAGGCGGCGAGGGATTTTGGCGGCGCCGTGCAGGAGCTGTTTCAGTGGAAAGCTGACATGACAAAGTTTGATGTGGAG GTGCTGCTGAACATCCAcaaggtggaggtggtggttggcATCGCCCTGACGGAGGAGAGTCTACACAGGAGAAACATCACACACTTTGGGCCGACAACGCTGAGGTCCACCCTGTGTTACGGCATGCTCAG GTTGTGTAAACCGGAGCCCTCTGACGTGATCCTGGACCCGATGTGTGGCACAGGAGCTATACCACTGGAG ggCGCCCTGGAGTGGCCGCAGGCCTTCTACGTCGCCGGGGACAACAACGACATGGCGGTGAGCCGCACGGTCAACAATATCAGCCACGTCCAGAAGAAAAGACACGACAGGGGCAG TGAGACCCCGGGGCTGCAGATCGACACTGTGCAATGGGATCTGTGTCACCTGCCCATGAGGACGTCCTCCGTGGACATCATCGTCACAGACATGCCCTTCGGGAAGAG aatGGGCTCCAGGAAGAAGAACTGGGACCTGTACCCATCCTGTCTGAGAGAGATGGCGCGTGTGTGCAGACCAGGCACTGGCAAGGCTGCTCTGTTGACACAGGACAAGAAGTGCTTTGCCAAG GCTGTCTCCAGGATGGGTGGGCTGTGGAGGAAGTCTCACACCGTCTGGGTGAATGTGGGGGGGCTCCACGCGGGGGTGTATCTCCTCAAGAGGACCACGGGAGTGTTCGGACAGACCCCCGAAGATATCTGGGAAGGGCCGCCAGCTGCCAAGGCAACCAGCGAGGAGAAGGACAAGTGA